The DNA segment TGCTGCCCGGGGACGGTACGTGGGTGACACGTACCAGGCATGCCACCCACTGGGCTCTGACGCAGGCCGAGGCGGCCGGTTTCGCTGCGACCGCGGGGTTCACGGAGACCAGCCGGCATGAGCCTGTGGACACCGGATTCTTCCAGCCCGTCCTGGTCGCTAAGGTTGCCCGCCATGACGACAAATGATCAGACACCCGCCTCCTTCGCCGTGCACATACCGGATGCAGACCTGGAGCCCGAACCGCTCGACCCCGGGCAGATCGTGTCCGGGGACCCGGTGGTCACCGGAAAGGTCCTGTGGGAGTCCGCGGACGGCACGCAGCTGCGCGGTATCTGGCAGATCACGCCCGGAGTGGTGACCGACACGGAGGCCGACGAACTGTTCGTGGTCGTCAGCGGGCGGGCGACCGTCGTGGTGGAGGGTGGCGAGACGCTGCGGATCGGCCCCGGCGACGGGTGTGTGCTGCGGGAGGGCGACCGTACGACCTGGACCGTCCACGAGACGCTGCGCAAGGCCTACCACATCAGTCTCTGAGGCATCTGACGCCCCTGCGACTGCTGACCTGAGGTCCCGTCCCGGAGGCCGGGCCACGGGCCCGTCGGCCGCTGTGGCCCCACGAGGGGTGGGAGTGCCGGGCCCGGGGCCACACGGG comes from the Streptomyces sp. NBC_01471 genome and includes:
- a CDS encoding cupin domain-containing protein, with amino-acid sequence MTTNDQTPASFAVHIPDADLEPEPLDPGQIVSGDPVVTGKVLWESADGTQLRGIWQITPGVVTDTEADELFVVVSGRATVVVEGGETLRIGPGDGCVLREGDRTTWTVHETLRKAYHISL